GAGGATCCGGCCGAGGGCGTGCTTGCCGACCGGGACCGAGATGGGACCGCCCAGGTCCAGGGCCGGCATGCCGCGCACCAGCCCGTCGGTCGACGACATCGCCACCGCGCGCACCTGGTTGCGGCCGATGTGCTGCTGCACCTCGGCCACCAGGCGCACCCGCTCACCCGCCGGGCCCGCCTCGTCCACCCGGAGCGCGGTGTACAGCTCGGGCAGGCGCTCGGGGGGGAACTCGACGTCGATGACGGGTCCGATGACCTGGACGACTTTGCCGATGTTCGACTCTGCCATGGGCTCCTCGTAGAGCGTTGACTATCCCTTCAGCGCCTCTGCACCGCCGACGATCTCCGCGAGCTCTTGGGTGATCTGACCTTGCCTGGCTCGGTTGAACGTCCGCCGCAGGATGTCCAGGATCTCCCCGGCGTTGTCGGTCGCGTTCTTCATCGCCGTGCGGCGCGCGCCGTGCTCCGAGGCCGCCGTCTCCACCAGGGCGCGGTAGACGAGGTTGCGGACGTAGAGCGGCAGCAGCGCCGCGAGCAGCTCCTCGGGGCCCGGCCGCAGGATGAAGTTGGGCGTCCGGCCTTCGGGGCGGGGAGGAGCGGTCTTGCCACTTGCCGTCCGCGCAACTGCCCGTCTGGCTTCAATGGGCAGCACCCGCTCGACGACCGGTGGCGTCGCCAGCGCCGACTTGAAGCGCGCGTACACCACGTCGAGCGACGCCAGCCCTCCGGCCTCGAACTGCGTGATGAGGGGCCCCGCCAGCTCGACCGCGTGGGCGGCCGTGGGCCGGTCGCCGATGTCGAGGCGTGCCAGCGCCAGCGGGCGCCGCACGAACTTGAAGTAGGCGATCGCCTTCTTCCCCACGACCAGCAGGTCCACGGTGTACCCGGCCGCTTCCAGCGCCGCCACCCGCTCGCGCGCCGCCCGGATCAGGTTCGCGTTGAAGGCGCCGGCGAGGCCGCGGTTCGACGTGATGAGCAGGACCGCCGCGCGGCGCGGCCCGCCCCGGGCCGGCGGAGTCGGCTGCCGGAGGAGCGGGAAGCGCTCCGCGAGCTCCGGGCTGAGCAGGTCGCCGATGGTTTCCGCCAGGGCCTGCGCGTAAGGCCGCGCGCCCACCACGCGGTCCTGGGCGCGCTTCAGCTTGGACGTGGACACCATCTCCATCGTCCGCGTGACCTGGCGCGTGCTCTCGATCGAGCGGATGCGGCGCCGGAGCGCCCGCGTCTTGGCCATTACTTCTTGAGCGCCTTGAAGGCCTCGATCGCCTTGCGGAGCCGGCCGGTCAAGTCGTCCGACAGCACCTTCTTGTCCCGGATCTCGGCGGCGAGGTCGGCGTGGCTCGCGGCCATGTACTGGTGGAACGCCGTCTCCCACGCCTTGATGGCCGGCACCTCGACGTCGTCGAGGTAGCCGTTGGTGGCCGCGAAGATGATCTCCACCTGCTCGGCGACGTCCATCGTGGCGTACTGGGGCTGCTTGAGGACTTCGACCAGGCGCTGGCCGCGCGCCAGCTGGCGCAGGGTCGCCTGGTCGAGGTCGGAGCCGAACTGGGAGAACGCCTCCAACTCGCGGTACTGTGCCAGATCGAGCCGCAGGCGGCCGGCCACCTGCTTCATCGCCTTGATCTGCGCGTTGCCGCCCACGCGGCTCACCGAGATGCCGACGTTGATCGCCGGGCGCACGTTGGAGTAGAACAGGTCGGTCTCGAGGAAGATCTGCCCGTCGGTGATCGAGATGACGTTGGTCGGGATGTAGGCCGAGACGTCGCCGGCCAGCGTCTCGATGATCGGCAGCGCGGTCAGGGAGCCGCCCGGCTTCGTGATGCGCGGGTCGTACTTGATGAGGGCGGGATCCTCCGCGATCTTGGCCGCGCGCTCCAGCAGCCGCGAATGCAGGTAGAACACGTCGCCCGGGTACGCCTCCCGCCCCGGCGGGCGTCGCAGCACCAGCGAGATCTGCCGGTACGCGGCCGCGTGCTTCGACAGATCGTCGTAGACGCACAGCGTGTGGCGGCCCTGCGTGTACATGAAGTGCTCCGCCATCGCGCACCCGGCGTACGGGGCGATGAACTGCAGCGGCGCCGGGTCCGAGGCTGCCGCCACCACCACGATGGTGTAGTCCATCGCGCCGCGCTGGCGGAGCCGCTCGACCACCGAGGCCACCGTGGAATTCTTCTGGCCGATGGCCACGTACACGCAGACGACGTCGCCGCCCTTCTGGTTGATGATGGTGTCGATGGCGATCGCCGTCTTGCCCGTGCCGCGGTCGCCGATGATCAGCTCCCGCTGGCCGCGGCCGATGGGGATCATCGAGTCCACGGCCTTGATCCCGGTCTGCAGCGGCTCCTTTACCGGCTGCCGCACCACGATGCCCGGCGCCACCATCTCCACGTGGCGGGCGCCCTGCGCGGCGATCGGCCCCCGCCCGTCGAGCGGCCGGCCCAGGGGGTCCACCACCCGTCCGATCATGCCGTCCCCGACCGGCACCTCGAAGACCCGCCCCGTGCGGCGGACCTCGTCGCCCTCCCGGAGATTCAGGTAGTTCCCCAGGATCACGGCGCCGATGTTGTCTTCCTCCAGGTTCAGGGCGAGGCCGCTGATGCCCTCGTCGGTTGCCGACGCCCGGAACTCGAGCATCTCGCCGGACATGGCCGCGGTGAGCCCGTATACGCGGGCCACGCCGTCCTTGACCTCGAGCACCGTGCCGACCTCCTCGAGGTCGGCCGCCGCCAGATCGGCGGCCTCGATCTCGCGGAGGAGGACGTCCTTCAGTTCACCCGGGCGCAGCACCGTTTCGTTGGCCATGGAGACGCTGTGTGAAAGGTGGATTCGGCTCGAACGCAGTCGTGAAAAATACCCGGGACGCGGCGGCTGCGGCAACCGACGGGTCCGCCCGGTAGTGGTCCGACGACTACCGTCCGCCCGACAGCGGGCCGGGCCCGCGTCGGCACGGACACCGTGGCCACGACCGCCCGGTCGGGCTGCTAGTGCGCTCCGCCGAGGCGAGCAAGGCGCTGGCGCACGTCGCGGACGACCGGCTGCAGCTCCGGGTCGGCGTTCTTCCAGAGGTC
The window above is part of the Gemmatimonadales bacterium genome. Proteins encoded here:
- the atpG gene encoding ATP synthase F1 subunit gamma — its product is MAKTRALRRRIRSIESTRQVTRTMEMVSTSKLKRAQDRVVGARPYAQALAETIGDLLSPELAERFPLLRQPTPPARGGPRRAAVLLITSNRGLAGAFNANLIRAARERVAALEAAGYTVDLLVVGKKAIAYFKFVRRPLALARLDIGDRPTAAHAVELAGPLITQFEAGGLASLDVVYARFKSALATPPVVERVLPIEARRAVARTASGKTAPPRPEGRTPNFILRPGPEELLAALLPLYVRNLVYRALVETAASEHGARRTAMKNATDNAGEILDILRRTFNRARQGQITQELAEIVGGAEALKG
- the atpA gene encoding F0F1 ATP synthase subunit alpha, coding for MANETVLRPGELKDVLLREIEAADLAAADLEEVGTVLEVKDGVARVYGLTAAMSGEMLEFRASATDEGISGLALNLEEDNIGAVILGNYLNLREGDEVRRTGRVFEVPVGDGMIGRVVDPLGRPLDGRGPIAAQGARHVEMVAPGIVVRQPVKEPLQTGIKAVDSMIPIGRGQRELIIGDRGTGKTAIAIDTIINQKGGDVVCVYVAIGQKNSTVASVVERLRQRGAMDYTIVVVAAASDPAPLQFIAPYAGCAMAEHFMYTQGRHTLCVYDDLSKHAAAYRQISLVLRRPPGREAYPGDVFYLHSRLLERAAKIAEDPALIKYDPRITKPGGSLTALPIIETLAGDVSAYIPTNVISITDGQIFLETDLFYSNVRPAINVGISVSRVGGNAQIKAMKQVAGRLRLDLAQYRELEAFSQFGSDLDQATLRQLARGQRLVEVLKQPQYATMDVAEQVEIIFAATNGYLDDVEVPAIKAWETAFHQYMAASHADLAAEIRDKKVLSDDLTGRLRKAIEAFKALKK